A genomic window from Triticum urartu cultivar G1812 chromosome 7, Tu2.1, whole genome shotgun sequence includes:
- the LOC125524933 gene encoding ribonuclease 3-like protein 2, which produces MMEPASRKRRASSPPPSGPVTLPPPGFVADREEAAARVERLLQYQFNNRSLLEEALTHQSFAGGAAGSYQRLEFVGDAALGLAFSNFLYLTNPTVGPGALSTLRAANISTEKLARVAVRHDLYPLLRRNCPRLDLLVGQFIQSVKQELEDDLGTTPYGGTVFKAPKVLADIVEAIAAAVYVDCNFDLEKLWKVTRFLFEPIVTAETIDEQPVSTLHELCQKHGKDIKFKTWQKGGTAVVNVFVGGALVGMGSSEQMVIAKLNATRDALSKLLGGGNQQVLTTGVGHGSGVEVGELRECKQKLIEQCSRKHWPKPIFKLEKTDGPAHDRTFVYSVQVETQGGIWLTLGEPMSRVKDAENSGAQKILEHLLKL; this is translated from the exons ATGATGGAGCCCGCCTCCCGCAAGCGCCGCGCCTCCTCGCCTCCGCCGTCGGGCCCCGTCACGCTGCCGCCGCCCGGCTTCGTGGCGGacagggaggaggcggcggcccgCGTGGAGCGGCTTCTCCAGTACCAGTTCAACAACCGCTCCCTGCTCGAGGAGGCGCTCACCCACCAGTCCTTCGCCGGCGGCGCAGCAGGCTCGTACCAGAGGCTCGAGTTCGTCGGGGACGCGGCGCTCGGCCTTGCCTTCTCCAACTTCCTCTACCTCACCAACCCCACCGTCGGCCCCGGGGCGCTCTCCACGCTCCGGGCCGCCAACATCTCCACCGAGAAGCTGGCCCGCGTCGCCGTGCGCCACGACCTCTACCCGCTGCTCCGACGCAACTGCCCTCGCCTCGATCTCTTG GTAGGACAGTTTATCCAGTCAGTGAAACAAGAGTTAGAGGATGACCTTGGCACTACGCCCTATGGTGGCACTGTATTTAAGGCTCCCAAGGTGCTTGCTGATATAGTTGAGGCCATTGCCGCTGCTGTCTATGTGGATTGCAACTTTGATCTTGAGAAGCTCTGGAAG GTAACAAGGTTCCTCTTTGAGCCCATTGTCACGGCAGAAACAATAGACGAGCAACCCGTGTCTACGTTGCATGAACTGTGCCAGAAACATGGGAAAGATATAAAATTCAAGACTTGGCAGAAGGGTGGAACTGCGGTTGTAAATGTATTTGTTGGTGGGGCACTTGTTGGGATGGGCTCCTCAGAGCAGATGGTAATCGCTAAGCTCAATGCCACAAGGGATGCATTAAGCAAGCTTCTTGGTGGAGGCAATCAGCAAGTGTTGACAACCGGAGTTGGCCATGGATCGGGGGTTGAGGTTGGAGAGCTTAGGGAATGCAAGCAGAAGCTTATTGAGCAGTGCAGCAGGAAGCATTGGCCAAAACCCATCTTTAA GTTAGAGAAGACAGATGGGCCGGCACATGATAGGACATTTGTTTACTCGGTTCAGGTAGAAACCCAAGGTGGTATTTGGTTAACTTTAGGTGAACCGATGTCAAGAGTAAAGGATGCGGAGAATTCTGGCGCGCAGAAGATTTTGGAACATCTATTGAAATTGTGA